The Streptomyces sp. NBC_00335 DNA window CTTTCGGGGGCGAATCGCGTGCAGGCCTTCTCGTCGAGTAGCGTTGCCGACCATGCGTCTCGTCATTGCCCGCTGCTCCGTCGATTACGCGGGCCGGCTCACCGCCCATCTGCCCTCGGCACCCCGTCTGATCCTCGTGAAGGCCGACGGCAGTGTCTCGATCCACGCGGACGACCGAGCGTACAAACCGCTCAACTGGATGTCGCCGCCGTGCACCCTCAAGGAGGGGAGCGGCGACGATGCCGGCGTCTGGACCGTCGTCAACAAGGCTGGCGAGAAGCTCATCATCACCATGGAGGAAGTCCTCCACGACTCCTCGCACGAGCTGGGCATCGACCCGGGTCTGATCAAGGACGGGGTCGAGGCCCACCTGCAGGAGCTCCTGGCCGACCGGATCGAGACCCTCGGAGAGGGCTACACGCTGATCCGCCGCGAGTACATGACCGCGATCGGACCGGTCGACATCCTGTGCCGGGACGCCTCCGGCGCGACGGTGGCGGTGGAGATCAAGCGCCGCGGCGAGATCGACGGCGTCGAACAGCTCACGCGCTACCTGG harbors:
- the nucS gene encoding endonuclease NucS, with protein sequence MRLVIARCSVDYAGRLTAHLPSAPRLILVKADGSVSIHADDRAYKPLNWMSPPCTLKEGSGDDAGVWTVVNKAGEKLIITMEEVLHDSSHELGIDPGLIKDGVEAHLQELLADRIETLGEGYTLIRREYMTAIGPVDILCRDASGATVAVEIKRRGEIDGVEQLTRYLELLNRDPHLAPVKGVFAAQEIKPQARVLANDRGMDCVVLDYNAMRGIEDDKLRLF